Proteins from a single region of Amblyomma americanum isolate KBUSLIRL-KWMA chromosome 10, ASM5285725v1, whole genome shotgun sequence:
- the LOC144108644 gene encoding uncharacterized protein LOC144108644 — protein MDREFRKDLFALQDTAPRNSVLVTRAAQFVIGDRRDRYAAEALERVRGHVALPGRVAELASVSDAEATWMIRAAAAGLRGLDDFMRVAGVVQQSVVCFPREDGRPKLDTLGEFAWSVIRRYLFLDEIATPRRGDAERVSEMGGQ, from the exons ATGGACCGAGAATTCCGCAAGGACCTGTTCGCTCTGCAAGACACGGCTCCCCGGAACTCCGTTTTGGTCACCCGAGCTGCTCAATTTGTGATCGGCGACCGACGCGACAG GTACGCTGCCGAGGCCTTGGAACGAGTTCGTGGCCACGTCGCTTTGCCAGGGCGCGTCGCCGAGCTGGCTTCAGTGAGCGACGCCGAGGCGACCTGGATGATTCGGGCTGCTGCCGCGGGCCTTCGTGGCTTGGACGATTTCATGCGGGTGGCCGGCGTGGTCCAGCAGAGCGTGGTCTGCTTTCCTCGCGAGGACGGCCGCCCGAAGCTGGACACGTTGGGAGAGTTCGCCTGGAGCGTCATCAGGCGATACCTGTTCCTGGACGAAATTGCGACTCCGCGCAGAGGCGACGCGGAGCGTGTCAGCGAGATGGGTGGCCAATAA